The following proteins come from a genomic window of Triticum aestivum cultivar Chinese Spring chromosome 6A, IWGSC CS RefSeq v2.1, whole genome shotgun sequence:
- the LOC123130210 gene encoding homeobox-leucine zipper protein ROC8-like: MDLSDNQIQILDRAFKLCPYPSETQHADLGRELGVQPHQIEFWFKNRRAQMSRCLGLTAWQARDEQVDNHLSDSENDKIDSENDKIH; the protein is encoded by the exons ATGGATCTAAGTGACAACCAGATTCAGATCCTCGACAG GGCTTTCAAGTTGTGCCCCTACCCCAGTGAGACCCAGCACGCTGATCTCGGCCGCGAACTTGGCGTGCAGCCGCATCAGATTGAATTCTGGTTCAAGAACCGCCGTGCCCAGATGAgcagg TGTTTGGGGTTGACGGCATGGCAGGCTAGGGACGAGCAGGTTGACAACCACTTATCCGACTCGGAGAACGACAAGATCGACTCGGAAAACGACAAGATCCACTAA